The following is a genomic window from Paenibacillus sp. FSL R5-0766.
AGATCATTAAACCGCATCGGGAAGAATGGCGACATGTATGGTGAACCTAAGGACTTCAAACGCGACAGATGAACCAGCAGAAAACAAAGTCCAATCGCAATGCCAAAAGCGCCCCAGATTGAAGCTAACAGAATAATCGGAAAGCGTAAAAAACGAATCGCATTCGACATTTTATAGATCGGTGTGACAAACGAAGCAAGCGCAGACAAGGATACAATAATAATCAACACATTACTTGTAAGCGCAGCTTCTACAGCAGCTTGTCCCAGAATAATGCCACCCACTACGCCTAGCGTTTGTCCGATACGATTGGGTAATCTCGCGCCGGCTTCCCGCAAAAATTCAATCGTCGTTTCCAGAAATATTGCTTCAAAAAGAGGCGGAAAAGGTACACTTTGCCTGGTAGAAATCAATTTACCCAAAAGCTCTTTAGGCACAACTTCGTAGTGAAATGTCATTAAGGCAACATATAGCGCCGAGGCGAATAGGGAGAAAATTACCCCAAAGATGCGAATCAGGCGAAAAAAGGAACCCAGCGCCCAAGGCAGATAATAATCCTCCGGAGAGACAAAGAAATCAAACAACGTCGACGGGCCTGTTATAAAAGAGGGAGAGCCATCACTAATCACCGCCACTTGGCCTGTTATGAGTGCATAGATAACTCTGTCCCTGCGTTCCGTTGTGGTAAACAGCGGAAAAGGCGTGAACGAATTATCTGCAATCAATTGATCCAATTGTGAGGTATCAAATACAACATCAAAATCAATAGCCTTCAGTCTCTCTTCCATCCTCGTCACGTTGTCAGGATTGGCGATGCCTTCCACATAGAGAATGGCCACTTTGGACTGGGACAAGGACCCTACCGTTATTTCCTTTACAATCAGATTGGTTGTGCGCAGCTGCATACGAATCAAATGCAGATTAACTGCCAATGATTCCACGAAGCCAACTTTGGGACCTATTACACTGAACTCATTCTCGGTATCATTATTACTTCGGATTCCTTCCTTGCCTGCCATAGGAACGAGAATGGTCTCCTGTTCATGAATATGGCCTCGAATCAGCAGATTGCCCTGAAGAAGAGCTTGCAACACTTCATCACTCTGATCCGAAACTTTCAGTTCCTCCAGAGGGATATGAGTTATCAGATCGTGCAAACTCACTACTGTGTCAATAGCAGTGTGCTCTTGCAACGCATGGATTACAATTTCCAGCAAATGACTGTCTACCAGCGTTTTATAATAGCAAAATTCGAGTGGCAAATTGCCAATGGTTATATCACGGGTCATGAAATCATCGGAACGACCACAGGCTGCAAGCACATCCGTAACGGACTCCAATCTTTGCTCTTGAGTATGGGCAGATAAGTTCATTCTTCATCTCCTTTGTCCGCGCTATTTGTGGTGTCCTTCGTGGGGGAGAACTGACCCTGATTGATTCGGAACAAGGAGAATAGAAAAAGAAGCGGAAGATACATATAGATCAACACTTCTCCAATTCGCATATACACCTCTGTCATCATCTCAATCTGGTTGGTATCTCTAATGATCAAGATTAAAATCACGAAGATTACCACAGCGAACCTCAGACCCAGGGTGGGTCTGATCGACCTCTCTAATTTCAGACAATGACAGGCCGCCCAGAGTCCCAGCGTAATAATCGCTAACATTTTCAATAACCAGAAAGACAAGACCAGATACTCCATGCGTTGGATCAAGGGCATTTCGATAATACTGATCAGATTGAGTGTGGGCCACAGATGCTCTTTCATTTGTCCGTGACTGAAGAACATAAAGGCAAATGTGAAAAAAACCAGGTACACCACTGTGGCGGTAATGACTGCAGCATAAGCCCATTTAATCGAACGTTCGGGTGTTCGGATA
Proteins encoded in this region:
- a CDS encoding spore germination protein, which gives rise to MNLSAHTQEQRLESVTDVLAACGRSDDFMTRDITIGNLPLEFCYYKTLVDSHLLEIVIHALQEHTAIDTVVSLHDLITHIPLEELKVSDQSDEVLQALLQGNLLIRGHIHEQETILVPMAGKEGIRSNNDTENEFSVIGPKVGFVESLAVNLHLIRMQLRTTNLIVKEITVGSLSQSKVAILYVEGIANPDNVTRMEERLKAIDFDVVFDTSQLDQLIADNSFTPFPLFTTTERRDRVIYALITGQVAVISDGSPSFITGPSTLFDFFVSPEDYYLPWALGSFFRLIRIFGVIFSLFASALYVALMTFHYEVVPKELLGKLISTRQSVPFPPLFEAIFLETTIEFLREAGARLPNRIGQTLGVVGGIILGQAAVEAALTSNVLIIIVSLSALASFVTPIYKMSNAIRFLRFPIILLASIWGAFGIAIGLCFLLVHLSRLKSLGSPYMSPFFPMRFNDLKDSLIRASYEQTTTRPSYLRPLSFIRYKPGKMHRTNRLDEE